The Sebastes fasciatus isolate fSebFas1 chromosome 13, fSebFas1.pri, whole genome shotgun sequence genome includes a region encoding these proteins:
- the LOC141780344 gene encoding G-protein coupled receptor family C group 5 member D isoform X4 translates to MNMAFSSEKHTTLFPLLLLLLLLYVPLTCLCQSTNSSSINATTTTSTPSTSSNVTSMKGVRGCGRGLNPIYRYLCDRRAAWGIVLETLASSGFLFSMVLLVGLLIWSLWICISSQNQHSSIGGTVACMSMYLLATAGIFAITFAFIVRLTPQTCPTRLFLFSVLFSLAFSCLLARCLALLGFAAARGWGEPALALGLFTVQVIISTQWMILVLVRDKKPCGYSQEEFVMLQIYVLCLLAISLILSLHFLHRSCFTFSYTYTVAARQHSRGQATLLFLTLLLSAFIWVVWITMLIRGNPELDRRPQWDDPVLSIALVANGWVLLMGHGLAQIAFFCRGEAKSKDIPLSFAGWTSPNAEVPGLASPKSGRENGSFESDGRRNEQSLRSPYESEFSVTDIDPERDYTIPRPQTTNFLEPYDEF, encoded by the exons ATGAATATGGCCTTTTCATCCGAGAAGCACACAACCcttttccccctcctcctcctcctcctcctcctctacgtccctctcacctgtctgtgccAGTCAACCAACAGCAGCTCAATCAATGCCACAACCACAACCAGCACCCCATCCACTTCCTCAAATGTTACTTCCATGAAGGGCGTGCGAGGCTGCGGCAGAGGACTGAACCCCATTTATAGGTACCTGTGTGACCGCCGGGCAGCGTGGGGTATTGTACTGGAGACCCTGGCCTCTTCAGGCTTCCTGTTCAGCATGGTTCTCCTCGTAGGCTTGCTGATCTGGTCCCTGTGGATCTGTATTTCATCACAGAACCAGCACAGCAGCATCGGCGGCACCGTAGCCTGCATGTCCATGTACTTGTTGGCCACGGCTGGGATTTTCGCCATCACCTTTGCCTTCATCGTCCGCCTAACCCCTCAGACCTGCCCCACCAGGCTCTTCCTCTTCAGCGTGCTCTTCTCCCTGGCCTTCTCCTGCCTGCTGGCTCGCTGCCTCGCTCTGCTGGGCTTCGCGGCGGCCCGCGGCTGGGGGGAGCCCGCCCTGGCCCTGGGGCTCTTCACCGTGCAGGTTATCATCTCTACCCAGTGGATGATCCTCGTGTTGGTCCGGGACAAGAAGCCGTGCGGCTACAGCCAGGAGGAATTTGTCATGCTGCAGATTTACGTGCTGTGCCTGCTGGCTATCAGCTTGATCCTCTCCCTACACTTCCTGCACCGCTCCTGCTTCACGTTCAGCTACACTTACACGGTTGCCGCCCGCCAGCATAGCCGAGGACAGGCCACGCTGCTCTTCCTCACACTGCTGCTCTCCGCCTTCATCTGGGTGGTGTGGATCACTATGCTCATCAGGGGGAACCCCGAGTTGGACCGCCGGCCACAGTGGGACGACCCAGTGCTCAGCATTGCCCTGGTGGCGAATGGCTGGGTCTTGCTGATGGGGCACGGGTTGGCCCAGATCGCCTTCTTCTGCAGGGGGGAGGCCAAGTCCAAGGACATCCCTCTGAGCTTCGCAGGCTGGACCAGCCCCAACGCTGAAGTCCCAGGACTGGCCAGCCCGAAGTCGGGGAGAGAAAACGGGAGCTTTGAGAGTGACG GCAGGAGGAATGAGCAATCGCTGCGATCACCCTACGAGTCTGAATTCTCCGTGACA GACATTGACCCTGAAAGAGATTACACCATCCCTCGCCCGCAGACCACCAACTTCCTGGAACCTTATGATGAATTTTGA
- the LOC141780344 gene encoding retinoic acid-induced protein 3 isoform X3, whose product MNMAFSSEKHTTLFPLLLLLLLLYVPLTCLCQSTNSSSINATTTTSTPSTSSNVTSMKGVRGCGRGLNPIYRYLCDRRAAWGIVLETLASSGFLFSMVLLVGLLIWSLWICISSQNQHSSIGGTVACMSMYLLATAGIFAITFAFIVRLTPQTCPTRLFLFSVLFSLAFSCLLARCLALLGFAAARGWGEPALALGLFTVQVIISTQWMILVLVRDKKPCGYSQEEFVMLQIYVLCLLAISLILSLHFLHRSCFTFSYTYTVAARQHSRGQATLLFLTLLLSAFIWVVWITMLIRGNPELDRRPQWDDPVLSIALVANGWVLLMGHGLAQIAFFCRGEAKSKDIPLSFAGWTSPNAEVPGLASPKSGRENGSFESDALTSCGRRNEQSLRSPYESEFSVTDIDPERDYTIPRPQTTNFLEPYDEF is encoded by the exons ATGAATATGGCCTTTTCATCCGAGAAGCACACAACCcttttccccctcctcctcctcctcctcctcctctacgtccctctcacctgtctgtgccAGTCAACCAACAGCAGCTCAATCAATGCCACAACCACAACCAGCACCCCATCCACTTCCTCAAATGTTACTTCCATGAAGGGCGTGCGAGGCTGCGGCAGAGGACTGAACCCCATTTATAGGTACCTGTGTGACCGCCGGGCAGCGTGGGGTATTGTACTGGAGACCCTGGCCTCTTCAGGCTTCCTGTTCAGCATGGTTCTCCTCGTAGGCTTGCTGATCTGGTCCCTGTGGATCTGTATTTCATCACAGAACCAGCACAGCAGCATCGGCGGCACCGTAGCCTGCATGTCCATGTACTTGTTGGCCACGGCTGGGATTTTCGCCATCACCTTTGCCTTCATCGTCCGCCTAACCCCTCAGACCTGCCCCACCAGGCTCTTCCTCTTCAGCGTGCTCTTCTCCCTGGCCTTCTCCTGCCTGCTGGCTCGCTGCCTCGCTCTGCTGGGCTTCGCGGCGGCCCGCGGCTGGGGGGAGCCCGCCCTGGCCCTGGGGCTCTTCACCGTGCAGGTTATCATCTCTACCCAGTGGATGATCCTCGTGTTGGTCCGGGACAAGAAGCCGTGCGGCTACAGCCAGGAGGAATTTGTCATGCTGCAGATTTACGTGCTGTGCCTGCTGGCTATCAGCTTGATCCTCTCCCTACACTTCCTGCACCGCTCCTGCTTCACGTTCAGCTACACTTACACGGTTGCCGCCCGCCAGCATAGCCGAGGACAGGCCACGCTGCTCTTCCTCACACTGCTGCTCTCCGCCTTCATCTGGGTGGTGTGGATCACTATGCTCATCAGGGGGAACCCCGAGTTGGACCGCCGGCCACAGTGGGACGACCCAGTGCTCAGCATTGCCCTGGTGGCGAATGGCTGGGTCTTGCTGATGGGGCACGGGTTGGCCCAGATCGCCTTCTTCTGCAGGGGGGAGGCCAAGTCCAAGGACATCCCTCTGAGCTTCGCAGGCTGGACCAGCCCCAACGCTGAAGTCCCAGGACTGGCCAGCCCGAAGTCGGGGAGAGAAAACGGGAGCTTTGAGAGTGACG ctttaacatcctgcG GCAGGAGGAATGAGCAATCGCTGCGATCACCCTACGAGTCTGAATTCTCCGTGACA GACATTGACCCTGAAAGAGATTACACCATCCCTCGCCCGCAGACCACCAACTTCCTGGAACCTTATGATGAATTTTGA
- the LOC141780344 gene encoding G-protein coupled receptor family C group 5 member D isoform X1 has translation MNMAFSSEKHTTLFPLLLLLLLLYVPLTCLCQSTNSSSINATTTTSTPSTSSNVTSMKGVRGCGRGLNPIYRYLCDRRAAWGIVLETLASSGFLFSMVLLVGLLIWSLWICISSQNQHSSIGGTVACMSMYLLATAGIFAITFAFIVRLTPQTCPTRLFLFSVLFSLAFSCLLARCLALLGFAAARGWGEPALALGLFTVQVIISTQWMILVLVRDKKPCGYSQEEFVMLQIYVLCLLAISLILSLHFLHRSCFTFSYTYTVAARQHSRGQATLLFLTLLLSAFIWVVWITMLIRGNPELDRRPQWDDPVLSIALVANGWVLLMGHGLAQIAFFCRGEAKSKDIPLSFAGWTSPNAEVPGLASPKSGRENGSFESDGENGTALTSCGRRNEQSLRSPYESEFSVTDIDPERDYTIPRPQTTNFLEPYDEF, from the exons ATGAATATGGCCTTTTCATCCGAGAAGCACACAACCcttttccccctcctcctcctcctcctcctcctctacgtccctctcacctgtctgtgccAGTCAACCAACAGCAGCTCAATCAATGCCACAACCACAACCAGCACCCCATCCACTTCCTCAAATGTTACTTCCATGAAGGGCGTGCGAGGCTGCGGCAGAGGACTGAACCCCATTTATAGGTACCTGTGTGACCGCCGGGCAGCGTGGGGTATTGTACTGGAGACCCTGGCCTCTTCAGGCTTCCTGTTCAGCATGGTTCTCCTCGTAGGCTTGCTGATCTGGTCCCTGTGGATCTGTATTTCATCACAGAACCAGCACAGCAGCATCGGCGGCACCGTAGCCTGCATGTCCATGTACTTGTTGGCCACGGCTGGGATTTTCGCCATCACCTTTGCCTTCATCGTCCGCCTAACCCCTCAGACCTGCCCCACCAGGCTCTTCCTCTTCAGCGTGCTCTTCTCCCTGGCCTTCTCCTGCCTGCTGGCTCGCTGCCTCGCTCTGCTGGGCTTCGCGGCGGCCCGCGGCTGGGGGGAGCCCGCCCTGGCCCTGGGGCTCTTCACCGTGCAGGTTATCATCTCTACCCAGTGGATGATCCTCGTGTTGGTCCGGGACAAGAAGCCGTGCGGCTACAGCCAGGAGGAATTTGTCATGCTGCAGATTTACGTGCTGTGCCTGCTGGCTATCAGCTTGATCCTCTCCCTACACTTCCTGCACCGCTCCTGCTTCACGTTCAGCTACACTTACACGGTTGCCGCCCGCCAGCATAGCCGAGGACAGGCCACGCTGCTCTTCCTCACACTGCTGCTCTCCGCCTTCATCTGGGTGGTGTGGATCACTATGCTCATCAGGGGGAACCCCGAGTTGGACCGCCGGCCACAGTGGGACGACCCAGTGCTCAGCATTGCCCTGGTGGCGAATGGCTGGGTCTTGCTGATGGGGCACGGGTTGGCCCAGATCGCCTTCTTCTGCAGGGGGGAGGCCAAGTCCAAGGACATCCCTCTGAGCTTCGCAGGCTGGACCAGCCCCAACGCTGAAGTCCCAGGACTGGCCAGCCCGAAGTCGGGGAGAGAAAACGGGAGCTTTGAGAGTGACGGTGAGAACGGGACAG ctttaacatcctgcG GCAGGAGGAATGAGCAATCGCTGCGATCACCCTACGAGTCTGAATTCTCCGTGACA GACATTGACCCTGAAAGAGATTACACCATCCCTCGCCCGCAGACCACCAACTTCCTGGAACCTTATGATGAATTTTGA
- the LOC141780344 gene encoding G-protein coupled receptor family C group 5 member D isoform X2, whose protein sequence is MNMAFSSEKHTTLFPLLLLLLLLYVPLTCLCQSTNSSSINATTTTSTPSTSSNVTSMKGVRGCGRGLNPIYRYLCDRRAAWGIVLETLASSGFLFSMVLLVGLLIWSLWICISSQNQHSSIGGTVACMSMYLLATAGIFAITFAFIVRLTPQTCPTRLFLFSVLFSLAFSCLLARCLALLGFAAARGWGEPALALGLFTVQVIISTQWMILVLVRDKKPCGYSQEEFVMLQIYVLCLLAISLILSLHFLHRSCFTFSYTYTVAARQHSRGQATLLFLTLLLSAFIWVVWITMLIRGNPELDRRPQWDDPVLSIALVANGWVLLMGHGLAQIAFFCRGEAKSKDIPLSFAGWTSPNAEVPGLASPKSGRENGSFESDGENGTGRRNEQSLRSPYESEFSVTDIDPERDYTIPRPQTTNFLEPYDEF, encoded by the exons ATGAATATGGCCTTTTCATCCGAGAAGCACACAACCcttttccccctcctcctcctcctcctcctcctctacgtccctctcacctgtctgtgccAGTCAACCAACAGCAGCTCAATCAATGCCACAACCACAACCAGCACCCCATCCACTTCCTCAAATGTTACTTCCATGAAGGGCGTGCGAGGCTGCGGCAGAGGACTGAACCCCATTTATAGGTACCTGTGTGACCGCCGGGCAGCGTGGGGTATTGTACTGGAGACCCTGGCCTCTTCAGGCTTCCTGTTCAGCATGGTTCTCCTCGTAGGCTTGCTGATCTGGTCCCTGTGGATCTGTATTTCATCACAGAACCAGCACAGCAGCATCGGCGGCACCGTAGCCTGCATGTCCATGTACTTGTTGGCCACGGCTGGGATTTTCGCCATCACCTTTGCCTTCATCGTCCGCCTAACCCCTCAGACCTGCCCCACCAGGCTCTTCCTCTTCAGCGTGCTCTTCTCCCTGGCCTTCTCCTGCCTGCTGGCTCGCTGCCTCGCTCTGCTGGGCTTCGCGGCGGCCCGCGGCTGGGGGGAGCCCGCCCTGGCCCTGGGGCTCTTCACCGTGCAGGTTATCATCTCTACCCAGTGGATGATCCTCGTGTTGGTCCGGGACAAGAAGCCGTGCGGCTACAGCCAGGAGGAATTTGTCATGCTGCAGATTTACGTGCTGTGCCTGCTGGCTATCAGCTTGATCCTCTCCCTACACTTCCTGCACCGCTCCTGCTTCACGTTCAGCTACACTTACACGGTTGCCGCCCGCCAGCATAGCCGAGGACAGGCCACGCTGCTCTTCCTCACACTGCTGCTCTCCGCCTTCATCTGGGTGGTGTGGATCACTATGCTCATCAGGGGGAACCCCGAGTTGGACCGCCGGCCACAGTGGGACGACCCAGTGCTCAGCATTGCCCTGGTGGCGAATGGCTGGGTCTTGCTGATGGGGCACGGGTTGGCCCAGATCGCCTTCTTCTGCAGGGGGGAGGCCAAGTCCAAGGACATCCCTCTGAGCTTCGCAGGCTGGACCAGCCCCAACGCTGAAGTCCCAGGACTGGCCAGCCCGAAGTCGGGGAGAGAAAACGGGAGCTTTGAGAGTGACGGTGAGAACGGGACAG GCAGGAGGAATGAGCAATCGCTGCGATCACCCTACGAGTCTGAATTCTCCGTGACA GACATTGACCCTGAAAGAGATTACACCATCCCTCGCCCGCAGACCACCAACTTCCTGGAACCTTATGATGAATTTTGA